A window of Acidobacteriota bacterium contains these coding sequences:
- a CDS encoding polysaccharide deacetylase family protein codes for MNPRSVPILTYHHVHPDGHPALQRASRKGLLGHMAASGFRSHLELLTGTGWQIRSTSEIIDWLIDKTQIPQQTVAIHFDNGWLDTWETARAVLDEFGAKALVYIIGGATEQISARSGVPQRWNLRTRTEGHVSSEDHTLMSWEQVHDLLDCGWEVGAHTLTHPRLTRVLAEQGKEEVRREIEESNQILRRRLGIEPVHFAYPSGDWNEEVERIVAPYYRSVRLWRKGPPWYFTHPDTPPSRIECQNIDTSVSTGQIRAFLAAAARGEPMA; via the coding sequence ATGAACCCCCGATCCGTTCCCATCTTGACCTATCACCACGTTCATCCCGACGGGCACCCGGCATTGCAGCGCGCCTCCAGGAAGGGTCTGCTCGGCCACATGGCCGCCAGCGGGTTCCGGAGCCATCTCGAATTGCTGACCGGGACGGGGTGGCAGATTCGCTCTACATCAGAGATTATCGACTGGCTGATCGACAAAACCCAGATTCCGCAACAGACGGTAGCAATCCACTTTGATAACGGGTGGCTGGATACTTGGGAGACCGCCAGAGCCGTACTTGACGAGTTCGGAGCGAAGGCGCTCGTCTATATCATTGGCGGCGCCACGGAGCAGATCTCAGCACGATCCGGCGTCCCGCAGAGATGGAATCTTCGCACCCGGACCGAGGGCCACGTGAGCTCGGAGGACCATACGCTGATGAGCTGGGAGCAGGTGCATGATCTGCTGGACTGCGGCTGGGAAGTGGGGGCTCATACGCTTACCCATCCGCGGCTGACCCGGGTGTTGGCGGAGCAAGGCAAGGAGGAAGTGAGGCGCGAGATCGAGGAATCGAATCAGATCCTGCGACGACGACTGGGCATTGAACCGGTCCACTTCGCCTACCCCAGCGGCGATTGGAACGAAGAAGTCGAGAGAATCGTAGCGCCCTATTACCGCTCCGTCCGGCTTTGGCGCAAGGGCCCGCCCTGGTACTTCACCCACCCGGACACGCCGCCCTCGAGGATCGAGTGCCAAAACATCGACACTTCGGTCTCAACCGGACAGATCCGCGCGTTTCTCGCAGCGGCAGCCCGAGGTGAGCCTATGGCCTAG